From a single Geotoga petraea genomic region:
- a CDS encoding rhomboid family intramembrane serine protease, with protein MQRTITNYLIGANVLIFILMFVFGGLSAFNDPRILLIFGAQYGPLVAEGQWIRLITSMFVHGGFLHILFNMFALFYFGNVVEKVYGPYKYFSVFIISGVVGNILTQLIIPGSFSVGASGAIFGLIGLLFGAGFRDDTPTMLRGMTGTALLPIILINVFLGFTSQSINNFAHIGGLAAGFTFGWLTPIRFSTSSWRIWRYIHYLLIGVVGASFIALIIFDFITF; from the coding sequence ATGCAAAGAACCATAACTAATTATTTAATCGGAGCAAATGTATTAATATTTATTTTAATGTTTGTATTCGGAGGTCTTTCAGCGTTCAACGATCCAAGAATTCTTTTGATTTTTGGTGCTCAATACGGTCCGCTGGTAGCAGAAGGGCAATGGATAAGGTTGATAACGAGTATGTTTGTTCACGGTGGATTTTTACATATTTTGTTTAATATGTTTGCTTTATTTTATTTTGGAAATGTAGTGGAAAAAGTATACGGGCCTTATAAATATTTTTCTGTTTTCATTATATCAGGTGTTGTTGGAAATATTTTAACACAATTAATTATACCAGGTAGTTTTTCAGTTGGTGCATCTGGAGCTATATTTGGGTTAATAGGTCTCTTGTTTGGAGCTGGTTTTAGAGATGACACACCGACAATGCTAAGAGGAATGACGGGAACTGCATTATTACCAATAATTTTAATTAATGTTTTTCTTGGATTTACGTCACAAAGTATAAACAATTTTGCCCATATAGGCGGTCTTGCCGCGGGGTTTACTTTTGGGTGGTTGACACCAATAAGATTTTCCACCTCTTCTTGGAGGATTTGGAGATATATACATTATTTGTTAATAGGAGTTGTAG